A part of Mustela erminea isolate mMusErm1 chromosome 9, mMusErm1.Pri, whole genome shotgun sequence genomic DNA contains:
- the LOC116600183 gene encoding B-lymphocyte antigen CD20-like isoform X1, protein MPRSYTLRPETRALGAAQIMNGVIYYALGYLCYALFLQEEKRESTGYIPVIVTIVHIFWSSPFFIASGSTSIQAEKYPTKYMLIYSLVMNILSVCFSIIGIMILSIACFTYHADTDEYVWTHMAGSMLLQYLLFSTISEVICACITIRWISVALNHPKYNEKSSSLLESNVSKTPA, encoded by the exons ATGCCAAGAAGTTATACCCTAAGACCGGAGACCAGAGCATTGGGG GCTGCACAAATCATGAACGGAGTGATTTACTATGCTTTGGGGTATCTCTGTTATGCATTATTCCtccaagaagagaagagagaaagtacTGGTTATATTCCTGTCATTGTTACAATAGTTCACATATTTTGGTCATCGCCATTT ttcATCGCCTCGGGATCCACCAGCATACAGGCAGAGAAGTATCCCACAAAATACATG CTTATTTATAGCCTTGTTATGAACAtcttaagtgtctgcttttctATAATTGGTATAATGATACTAAGTATTGCCTGTTTCACATATCATGCAGACACCGACGAATATGTTTGGACACAT atGGCTGGTAGTATGCTTTTACAATATTTACTCTTCAGCACTATCTCGGAAGTGATCTGTGCATGCATAACAATCAGATGGATTTCAGTAGCTTTAAATCATccaaaatacaatgaaaaga
- the LOC116600183 gene encoding uncharacterized protein LOC116600183 isoform X2, translated as MPRSYTLRPETRALGAAQIMNGVIYYALGYLCYALFLQEEKRESTGYIPVIVTIVHIFWSSPFLIYSLVMNILSVCFSIIGIMILSIACFTYHADTDEYVWTHMAGSMLLQYLLFSTISEVICACITIRWISVALNHPKYNEKSSSLLESNVSKTPA; from the exons ATGCCAAGAAGTTATACCCTAAGACCGGAGACCAGAGCATTGGGG GCTGCACAAATCATGAACGGAGTGATTTACTATGCTTTGGGGTATCTCTGTTATGCATTATTCCtccaagaagagaagagagaaagtacTGGTTATATTCCTGTCATTGTTACAATAGTTCACATATTTTGGTCATCGCCATTT CTTATTTATAGCCTTGTTATGAACAtcttaagtgtctgcttttctATAATTGGTATAATGATACTAAGTATTGCCTGTTTCACATATCATGCAGACACCGACGAATATGTTTGGACACAT atGGCTGGTAGTATGCTTTTACAATATTTACTCTTCAGCACTATCTCGGAAGTGATCTGTGCATGCATAACAATCAGATGGATTTCAGTAGCTTTAAATCATccaaaatacaatgaaaaga